One genomic window of Bradyrhizobium sp. B124 includes the following:
- a CDS encoding RraA family protein: protein MAIGFVIHKAKRKVSPDLVARYRTLPVANISDVMSRITGTNRLRPMHAGGWLGGPALTVKTRPGDNLMVHKAIDLAQPGDVIVVDAGGVLVNAIIGEIMSTLAEKKGVAGFVIDGSIRDAGAIRAGSFPVFAAGVAHRGPYKDGPGEINCAISIDGMIVEPGDLIVADDDGVLCVPHDDAEAVCKLTEAKKATEEKAIQQILAGTSDRRWVDEALQRLGCEFKD from the coding sequence ATGGCCATAGGATTTGTAATTCACAAGGCGAAGCGGAAAGTGTCGCCCGACCTCGTCGCGCGCTACCGCACGCTGCCGGTCGCCAATATCAGCGACGTGATGTCGCGGATCACCGGCACCAACCGGCTGCGGCCGATGCATGCGGGCGGCTGGCTCGGCGGCCCGGCGCTGACCGTGAAGACCCGGCCCGGCGACAATCTGATGGTGCACAAGGCGATCGATCTCGCCCAGCCGGGCGACGTGATCGTGGTCGACGCCGGCGGCGTCCTGGTCAACGCCATCATCGGCGAGATCATGTCGACGCTGGCCGAGAAGAAGGGCGTCGCGGGCTTCGTGATCGACGGCTCGATCCGCGATGCCGGCGCGATCCGCGCCGGATCGTTCCCGGTGTTTGCCGCCGGCGTCGCCCATCGCGGGCCCTACAAGGACGGCCCGGGCGAGATCAATTGCGCCATCTCGATCGACGGCATGATCGTCGAGCCCGGCGATCTCATCGTGGCCGACGACGACGGCGTGCTCTGCGTGCCGCATGACGACGCCGAGGCCGTCTGCAAGCTGACCGAGGCCAAGAAGGCGACCGAGGAAAAGGCCATCCAGCAGATCCTCGCCGGCACCAGTGACCGCCGCTGGGTCGATGAGGCCCTGCAGCGGCTCGGCTGCGAGTTCAAGGACTGA
- a CDS encoding amidohydrolase family protein, protein MIIDCHGHYTTEPAKLQIFRDKQLAGLADRSRRPLTTNLGITDDEIRTSVEGAQLRLQKERGTDVTIFSPRAAGMAHHVGKEATSREWTTICNDLVHRVCTLFPQNFVPVCQLPQSPGVQPKNCIEELERCVTQLGFVGCNLNPDPAGGYWCDPPLTDEWWYPLYEKMVELDVPAMVHVSSSCNPCFHGTGAHYLNGDTTAFMQFLTSDIFKRFPTLRFIIPHGGGAVPYHWGRYRGLAQDMKLPPLSEHLLKNVFFDTCVYHLPGIELLTRVIPVENILFASEMVGAVRGIDPETGHHFDDTRRYIDALPLNAEDKAKIFEGNARRVYPRLNAHLDRRAH, encoded by the coding sequence ATGATCATCGACTGTCACGGCCATTACACCACCGAGCCGGCCAAGCTGCAGATCTTCCGCGACAAGCAGCTCGCCGGCCTCGCCGACAGATCGCGCCGGCCGCTCACCACCAATCTCGGCATCACCGACGACGAGATCCGCACCAGCGTCGAGGGCGCGCAGCTTCGCCTGCAGAAGGAGCGGGGCACCGACGTCACCATCTTCTCGCCGCGCGCCGCCGGCATGGCACACCATGTCGGCAAGGAAGCGACCAGCCGGGAGTGGACCACGATCTGCAACGACCTCGTGCACCGGGTCTGCACGCTGTTCCCGCAGAATTTCGTTCCCGTCTGCCAGCTGCCGCAGAGCCCGGGCGTGCAGCCCAAAAACTGCATCGAGGAGCTCGAGCGCTGCGTGACGCAGCTCGGCTTCGTCGGCTGCAACCTCAATCCCGATCCCGCCGGCGGCTATTGGTGCGATCCGCCGCTGACCGATGAATGGTGGTATCCTCTGTATGAGAAGATGGTCGAGCTCGACGTGCCGGCGATGGTCCATGTCTCTTCGTCCTGCAATCCCTGCTTCCACGGCACCGGCGCGCATTACCTCAACGGCGACACCACCGCCTTCATGCAGTTCCTGACCTCGGACATCTTCAAGCGCTTCCCGACCCTGCGCTTCATCATCCCGCATGGCGGCGGCGCGGTGCCGTATCACTGGGGCCGCTACCGCGGCCTCGCCCAGGACATGAAGCTGCCGCCGCTGTCGGAGCATCTGTTGAAGAACGTGTTCTTCGACACCTGCGTCTATCATCTCCCCGGCATCGAGCTGTTGACCAGGGTGATCCCGGTCGAGAACATCCTGTTTGCGTCGGAGATGGTCGGTGCGGTCCGCGGCATCGATCCCGAGACCGGGCATCACTTCGACGACACCCGCCGCTACATCGACGCGCTGCCGCTGAACGCGGAGGACAAGGCCAAGATATTCGAAGGCAATGCCCGCCGGGTCTATCCGCGCCTCAACGCCCATCTCGACCGCCGCGCACACTAG